One window of the Deltaproteobacteria bacterium genome contains the following:
- a CDS encoding aldo/keto reductase translates to MERRALGRGGLTVSAMGLGCMGMSEFYGPADEAESIATIHRALDLGIDLLDTSDIYGLGHNEILVGKAIRDRRERVVLATKFGLLRGEDGSWKGVNGKPAYVRSACEASLTRLGVNVIDLYYLHRVDPDTPIEETVGAMAELVREGKVRFLGLSESAAGTIRRANGVHPIAAVQSEYSLWTRDPEENGALAACRELGIGFVPFSPLGRGFFAGRVKSKADLFEKDFRRTSPRFEGGNLERNVELLRAFEAVARGKGCTPAQLALAWVLSRGNDIVPIPGTKRRERLEENVSALSVSLSKEDVARVEAAVPPSAVAGMRYPAESMKAVNR, encoded by the coding sequence ATGGAACGCAGGGCGCTCGGACGGGGCGGGCTCACGGTGTCGGCGATGGGGCTCGGCTGCATGGGGATGTCGGAGTTCTACGGTCCCGCCGACGAGGCGGAGTCGATCGCCACGATCCACCGCGCGCTCGATCTGGGGATCGACCTCCTCGACACGAGCGACATCTACGGTCTCGGGCACAACGAGATCCTGGTCGGCAAGGCGATCCGGGATCGCCGGGAGCGGGTCGTCCTCGCGACGAAGTTCGGGCTGCTCCGCGGGGAGGACGGGAGCTGGAAGGGAGTGAACGGGAAACCCGCGTACGTGCGCTCCGCCTGCGAGGCGTCCCTTACGCGGCTCGGCGTGAACGTGATCGACCTCTACTACCTGCACCGCGTGGACCCCGACACCCCGATCGAGGAAACCGTGGGCGCGATGGCGGAGCTCGTCCGTGAAGGGAAGGTCCGGTTCCTCGGGCTTTCCGAGTCGGCGGCCGGCACGATCCGGCGGGCGAACGGCGTCCACCCGATCGCCGCCGTGCAGAGCGAGTACTCCCTCTGGACCCGCGATCCGGAGGAGAACGGAGCGCTCGCCGCGTGCCGCGAGCTCGGGATCGGGTTCGTCCCCTTCTCGCCGCTGGGGCGAGGGTTCTTCGCCGGGAGGGTGAAGAGCAAGGCGGACCTGTTCGAGAAGGACTTCCGCCGTACCTCGCCGCGATTCGAGGGGGGGAACCTCGAACGGAACGTCGAACTGCTGCGGGCGTTCGAGGCGGTAGCGCGCGGCAAGGGGTGCACCCCCGCGCAGCTCGCGCTGGCCTGGGTGCTGTCGCGCGGGAACGACATCGTGCCGATCCCCGGGACGAAGCGGCGCGAGCGGCTGGAGGAGAATGTTTCCGCCCTGTCGGTTTCCTTGTCGAAAGAGGACGTCGCACGGGTCGAGGCGGCGGTTCCGCCATCGGCGGTGGCGGGGATGCGGTATCCCGCCGAGTCGATGAAGGCGGTCAACCGGTAG
- a CDS encoding NAD(P)-dependent oxidoreductase, which translates to MGSLNGKTLFITGGSRGIGLAIALRAAADGANVVVAAKTAEANPKLPGTIGTAAREIEQAGGKALPLQVDIRFEEQLAAAAAKAAETFGGIDILVNNASAISLTGTLQTPMKRFDLMFGVNVRGTFAASQALLPYLLKAKNPHILTLSPPLSMDPKWFGNHCAYTMAKYGMSMCVLGMAEEFREAGVAVNALWPRTVIATAALAMIPGVELKNCRRPEIVADAAHGILTRDSRACTGNFFLDDEVLAAEGVTDLSRYAVEPGAPLLPDLFLG; encoded by the coding sequence ATGGGCTCATTGAACGGGAAGACGCTCTTCATCACGGGGGGAAGCCGGGGGATCGGCCTGGCGATCGCACTGCGGGCGGCGGCGGACGGCGCGAACGTGGTCGTCGCCGCCAAAACGGCCGAAGCGAACCCGAAGCTTCCCGGCACGATCGGAACGGCCGCCCGTGAGATCGAACAGGCGGGTGGAAAGGCCCTTCCGCTCCAGGTCGACATCCGGTTCGAGGAGCAGCTCGCGGCGGCGGCGGCGAAAGCGGCGGAGACGTTCGGCGGCATCGACATCCTGGTGAACAACGCAAGCGCGATCAGCCTGACGGGGACGCTGCAGACCCCGATGAAGCGGTTCGACCTGATGTTCGGCGTGAACGTCCGGGGAACCTTCGCCGCGTCGCAGGCGCTTCTGCCGTACCTCCTGAAGGCAAAAAACCCTCACATCCTCACCCTGAGCCCGCCCCTTTCCATGGATCCGAAGTGGTTCGGGAACCATTGCGCCTACACGATGGCGAAGTACGGGATGAGCATGTGCGTCCTCGGGATGGCGGAAGAGTTCCGGGAAGCGGGAGTTGCGGTGAACGCCCTGTGGCCGAGAACGGTGATCGCCACCGCGGCCCTGGCGATGATCCCCGGCGTCGAGTTAAAGAATTGCCGCAGGCCGGAGATCGTCGCCGACGCGGCGCACGGGATCCTCACGCGCGACAGCCGCGCGTGCACCGGCAACTTCTTCCTCGACGACGAGGTGCTCGCCGCCGAAGGGGTGACGGACCTCTCCCGCTACGCCGTGGAGCCGGGCGCTCCGCTCCTCCCCGACCTCTTCCTCGGCTGA